A part of Neodiprion pinetum isolate iyNeoPine1 chromosome 4, iyNeoPine1.2, whole genome shotgun sequence genomic DNA contains:
- the BckdhA gene encoding 2-oxoisovalerate dehydrogenase subunit alpha, mitochondrial isoform X1 → MRVTWAKKIFNQFSAQCLIHKGNFTTSATFGPSNPKFPIISNNFTDELKFTNATSYGSIPIYRILGSATEDEAMANIELEEAKYLKMYKDMVTITVMDKILYESQRQGRISFYMTNSGEETVQIGTAAALSLNDVVYAQYREAGVLLWRGFELKQFMNQCYGNCEDIGKGKQMPVHYGSKELNFVTISSPLTTQLPQAVGAAYALKLAHSDRCVAVYFGEGAASEGDAHAAFNFAATLDCPVIFICRNNGYAISTPAREQYKGDGIAAKGPAYGINTIRVDGNDIFAVHNATRAAKEWTLANGKPVLIEAMSYRIGHHSTSDDSSAYRSVSEIAEWEKLQPIARFRQCLEKYGLWSEEQEKEFVSSIKKQILSDFAAAEKNVKPNWKEVFTDVYYNMPDHIKKQSEAMAKHVDQYKEHYPVDLYKQQ, encoded by the exons ATGAGAGTCACGTGGGctaaaaaaatcttcaatcaattttcagcACAATGTCTT attcaCAAAGGTAACTTCACCACTTCAGCAACATTTGGACCCAGTAATCCCAAGTTTCCAATTATTTCTAACAATTTCACGGATGAGCTCAAATTTACCAATGCGACTTCATATGGCTCTATTCCAATATATCGAATATTGGGCTCTGCCACTGAGGATGAAGCAATGGCGAATATCGAG CTGGAAGAGgcgaaatatttaaaaatgtacaagGACATGGTAACAATTACTGTAATGGATAAAATACTTTATGAATCTCAACGGCAAGGCCGAATATCGTTCTACATGACTAATTCTGGCGAAGAGACTGTTCAAATTGGAACTGCAGCAGCTTTAAGTCTAAACGATGTTGTTTACGCACAATATCGGGAGGCTG GTGTACTGCTCTGGCGGGGTTTTGAATTAAAACAATTCATGAACCAGTGCTACGGAAACTGTGAGGATATTGGAAAAGGAAAACAGATGCCAGTTCACTACGGATCTAAAGAATTGAACTTCGTTACTATATCATCGCCACTAACGACTCAATTACCGCAGG CCGTTGGAGCAGCGTACGCATTGAAACTGGCACATTCGGACCGTTGCGTTGCCGTTTATTTCGGAGAAGGTGCAGCTAGTGAAGGAGACGCGCACGCCGCTTTCAATTTCGCAGCTACTCTCGATTGTCCCGTTATATTTATATG tcGGAACAATGGATATGCAATTTCCACTCCAGCTCGTGAGCAGTACAAGGGAGATGGTATCGCGGCCAAAGGACCTGCGTACGGTATTAACACAATTAGAGTCGATGGAAACGATATATTTGCAGTACACAACGCTACGCGTGCAGCGAAAGAGTGGACTTTGGCAAACGGAAAGCCTGTGCTAATCGAAGCAATGTCATATCG AATTGGTCATCACAGTACCTCTGATGACAGTTCTGCGTATCGATCAGTGAGCGAGATTGCCGAATGGGAAAAACTGCAACCGATCGCAAGATTTCGCCAGTGCCTAGAAAAATATGGATTGTGGTCTGAAGAGCAGGAAAAAGAATTCGTATCGTCGATCAAAAAGCAGATACTATCGGATTTTGCAGCGGCCGAAAAGAACGTAAAACCCAACTGGAAGGAGGTGTTCACTGACGTGTACTACAACATGCCAGATCATATTAA GAAACAATCGGAAGCGATGGCAAAGCACGTCGACCAGTACAAAGAACATTATCCAGTAGATCTTTACAAGCAACAGTGA
- the BckdhA gene encoding 2-oxoisovalerate dehydrogenase subunit alpha, mitochondrial isoform X2, which yields MANIELEEAKYLKMYKDMVTITVMDKILYESQRQGRISFYMTNSGEETVQIGTAAALSLNDVVYAQYREAGVLLWRGFELKQFMNQCYGNCEDIGKGKQMPVHYGSKELNFVTISSPLTTQLPQAVGAAYALKLAHSDRCVAVYFGEGAASEGDAHAAFNFAATLDCPVIFICRNNGYAISTPAREQYKGDGIAAKGPAYGINTIRVDGNDIFAVHNATRAAKEWTLANGKPVLIEAMSYRIGHHSTSDDSSAYRSVSEIAEWEKLQPIARFRQCLEKYGLWSEEQEKEFVSSIKKQILSDFAAAEKNVKPNWKEVFTDVYYNMPDHIKKQSEAMAKHVDQYKEHYPVDLYKQQ from the exons ATGGCGAATATCGAG CTGGAAGAGgcgaaatatttaaaaatgtacaagGACATGGTAACAATTACTGTAATGGATAAAATACTTTATGAATCTCAACGGCAAGGCCGAATATCGTTCTACATGACTAATTCTGGCGAAGAGACTGTTCAAATTGGAACTGCAGCAGCTTTAAGTCTAAACGATGTTGTTTACGCACAATATCGGGAGGCTG GTGTACTGCTCTGGCGGGGTTTTGAATTAAAACAATTCATGAACCAGTGCTACGGAAACTGTGAGGATATTGGAAAAGGAAAACAGATGCCAGTTCACTACGGATCTAAAGAATTGAACTTCGTTACTATATCATCGCCACTAACGACTCAATTACCGCAGG CCGTTGGAGCAGCGTACGCATTGAAACTGGCACATTCGGACCGTTGCGTTGCCGTTTATTTCGGAGAAGGTGCAGCTAGTGAAGGAGACGCGCACGCCGCTTTCAATTTCGCAGCTACTCTCGATTGTCCCGTTATATTTATATG tcGGAACAATGGATATGCAATTTCCACTCCAGCTCGTGAGCAGTACAAGGGAGATGGTATCGCGGCCAAAGGACCTGCGTACGGTATTAACACAATTAGAGTCGATGGAAACGATATATTTGCAGTACACAACGCTACGCGTGCAGCGAAAGAGTGGACTTTGGCAAACGGAAAGCCTGTGCTAATCGAAGCAATGTCATATCG AATTGGTCATCACAGTACCTCTGATGACAGTTCTGCGTATCGATCAGTGAGCGAGATTGCCGAATGGGAAAAACTGCAACCGATCGCAAGATTTCGCCAGTGCCTAGAAAAATATGGATTGTGGTCTGAAGAGCAGGAAAAAGAATTCGTATCGTCGATCAAAAAGCAGATACTATCGGATTTTGCAGCGGCCGAAAAGAACGTAAAACCCAACTGGAAGGAGGTGTTCACTGACGTGTACTACAACATGCCAGATCATATTAA GAAACAATCGGAAGCGATGGCAAAGCACGTCGACCAGTACAAAGAACATTATCCAGTAGATCTTTACAAGCAACAGTGA